In Eupeodes corollae chromosome 3, idEupCoro1.1, whole genome shotgun sequence, a single genomic region encodes these proteins:
- the LOC129952518 gene encoding zinc carboxypeptidase, protein MKLFGFVISALVVLSVFGNNCCCAEKVRYDNHTVYKVLIENENQLTIVKHLSTLAKGYNLWKPFHGIGSDAHIMVSPKMKNAFDSLMELNGFEKEILVENVQSLIDEESSSFERDATFGWTSYHGLDKIYAWIDEIIEENSDLITPFTIGKSYEGRDIRGIKISAKEGNPGIFIETNVHAREWITSATVTYFINELLNSDRAEIKNLRENIDWYIIPVYNVDGFVYSHEKDRMWRKTRQPVKGSDCIGADANRNFDSHWMENGGALSDPCAETFAGPKPFSEPEAQALADFVTKIEDKINIYLSFHSYGQYLLCPYGHSATDFPSNYEDLLAIGKSAADAIKKPYGTQFTYGSTGSVLYVASGTSVDWMFNERNIKVGWTFEFRDKGRYGFVLPATHIKPNAKEAVEGVIALVQKSSDLGYLKNKRVN, encoded by the exons ATGAAGTTATTCGGGTTCGTAATTAGTGCACTTGTGGTGCTAAGTGTTTTTGGAAACAATTGTTGTTGTGCCGAAAAAGTTCGCTATGACAATCACACCGTTTATAAAGTgttaattgaaaatgaaaatcaactTACAATTGTTAAACATTTGAGTACACTTGCAAAGGGG TACAATCTTTGGAAACCATTCCATGGAATCGGAAGTGATGCACACATTATGGTTagtccaaaaatgaaaaatgcctTCGACAGTTTGATGGAATTGAATGGATTcgaaaaagaaattttagttgaaaacgtTCAAAG tctcattgatgaaGAATCAAGTTCTTTTGAACGTGATGCTACTTTCGGTTGGACTTCCTATCATGGTCTTGATAAAATCTATGCTTGGATTGATGAAATTATCGAAGAAAATTCAGATCTCATAACACCTTTCACAATTGGCAAATCATATGAAGGTCGTGATATTCGTGGAATTAAAATTTCGGCAAAAGAAGGAAATCCTGGAATTTTCATCGAAACCAATGTTCATGCTCGTGAATGGATAACTTCAGCTACTGTGACTTACTTTATAAATGAGCTTTTGAATTCGGATCGTGCTGAAATCAAGAATCTTAGGGAAAATATTGATTGGTATATTATTCCGGTTTATAATGTTGATGGATTTGTTTATAGTCATGAAAag GATCGCATGTGGCGTAAAACACGTCAACCAGTTAAAGGATCCGATTGCATTGGGGCCGATGCGAATCGTAATTTTGATTCTCATTGGATGGAAAATGGTGGAGCTCTGTCAGATCCTTGTGCCGAGACATTTGCTGGTCCTAAACCATTCTCTGAGCCTGAAGCTCAAGCTTTAGCtgattttgtaacaaaaattgaagataaaattaatatttatttatcattccATTCTTATGGTCAATATTTGTTGTGTCCTTATGGACATTCGGCAACTGATTTTCCAAGTAACTATGAAGATCTTTTAGCGATTGGAAAATCTGCTGCTGATGCTATTAAAAAACCTTATGGCACCCAATTTACCTATGGATCTACTGGTAGTGTTTTGT ATGTAGCTTCAGGAACTTCAGTGGATTGGATGTTCAATGAACGTAACATCAAAGTTGGTTGGACTTTTGAGTTCCGCGACAAAGGACGTTATGGATTTGTGCTTCCAGCAACTCATATCAAACCTAATGCTAAAGAAGCTGTTGAGGGAGTTATTGCCCTCGTTCAAAAATCGTCTGATCTCGGATACTTGAAAAACAAACGAGTCAATTAA